A segment of the Crassostrea angulata isolate pt1a10 chromosome 10, ASM2561291v2, whole genome shotgun sequence genome:
ttgaaataatacaGTAAATGTATAAAAGAAAGCGTTGGTTGCTTTGATGGAACGCTCTACAGTACAGAAACAAGTCAGATGACAGAATGTTCATTAGATTCTTGTGTTTTTCAGATACCAGTTGTGTTTACAGATCAGAGCAGACATCTACAATGGAAAGTAAGTAAAGACTTCCCATGCTTTGTTGCATTAGTGCTACTCTTCGGCATTGCTAACTGTGAACAAAGTTACACAGCGTTACTCTGATTGTAGGCTGCCCTGTTCATTCATGACCCACGCCATCCTGGGTTCCTACACAGTGCAGGCAGAGATAGGCGACTACGACCCACAGGAAGACGGCCCCGGGGACGATTATCTGAAAGCTTTTGATTTTGCTCCACAACAGACCCCAGAACTGTCACAGAAAATTCACGAACTACACAAAACACACAAGTAAGTGGTTCTAGCAGTGGAGGTTCAGACTATTGTAAggtttattctaaaaaaaaattaaaattgaccaGATCTGGGGATTGTGGTAATAGGAATGTTGATTTTGTTACAGAGGACAGACCCCAGAGGAAGCAGAGTTAAACTTCCTAGAGAATGCAAAGAAGCTTGCCATGTATGGAGTGGACCTGCACAAAGCAAAGGTCAGTGTCATAGAGAGTAGGTCAATGTCATAGAGACAAGATCAGTGTCATAGCAAAAAGCTAAGTGTCATAAGGACAAGCTAAGATTCATAGGGACAAGCTTAGTGTCATAGGGACAAGCTTAGTGTCATAGGGACAAGCTTAGTGTCATAAGGACAAGCTTAGTGTCATAGGGACAAGCTTAGTGTCATAGGGGCAAGCTTAGTGTCATAGGGACAGGCTTAGTGTCATAGCAACAAGCTTAGTGTCATAGGGACAGGCTTAGAGTCATAGGGACAAGCTTAGTGTCATAGGGACAAGCTTAGTGTCATAGGGGCAAGCTTAGTGTCATAGGGACAGGCTTAGTGTCATAGCAACAAGCTTAGTGTCATAGGGACAAGCTTAGTGTCATAGGGACAAGCTTAGTGTCATAGGGGCAAGCTTAGTGTCATAGGGACAGGCTTAGTGTCATAGCAACAAGCTTAGTGTCATAGGGACAGGCTTAGTGTCATAGGGACAAGCTTAGTGTCATAGGGGCAAGCTTAGTGTCATAGGGACAGGCTTAGTGTCATAGCAACAAGCTTAGTGTCATAGGGACAGGCTTAGAGTCATAGCAACAATAAAACAGTAAATACATGAATCACTGTCATTAAGGTAGTCATTGAACACTAAAAGGATAACAtaaacttttgataaaaaatcttattaGAATACCCAAGATTTGTGTGAATAAGTCTTCTTCAGACACTACAGTATATTGTCTGTATAAGTCTTCTTCAGACACTACAGTATATTGTCAGTATATTTGATGTAACACTACAGTGTATTGTCAGTATATTTGATGTAACACTACAGTGTATTGTCAGTATATTACACCACAGTGTATTGTCAGTATATTTGATGTGACACTACAGTATATTGTCAGTATATTTGATGTGACACTACAGTGTATTGTCAGTATATTTGATGTAACACTACAGTGTATTGTCAGTATATTACACCACAGTGTATTGTCAGTATATTTGATGTGACACTACAGTATATTGTCAGTATATTTGATGTGACACTACAGTGTATTGTCAGTATATTTGATGTAACACTACAGTGTATTGTCAGTATATTACACTACAGTGTATTGTCAGTATATTTGATGTGACACTACAGTGTATTGTCAGTATATTTGATGTGACACTACAGTGTATTGTCAGTATATTTGATGTGACACTACAGTGTATTGTCAGTATATTTGATGTGACACTACTGTGTATTGTCAGTATATTTGATGTGACACTACAGTGTATTGTCAGTATATTACACTACAGTGTATTGTCAGTAAATTTGATGTGACACTACAGTGTATTGTCAGTATATTACACTACAGTGTATTGTCAGTATATTTGATGTGATTGTTGTAGGACTCTGAGAACAGGGTCATTATGCTGGGCGTGTGTGCAAGTGGCCTTCAGCTCTACAGAGAAAAACTTAGGATCAACCGATTTGTCTGGCCCAAGATCATCAAACTCACTTATAAAAGAAACAACTTCTACATCAAACTTAGACAAACAGAGGTGAGTTAATTCATATTTACAGGCATGAAATTTTTCTAATCAAATATAAAGTTCAAATATGAAATACTACCGatagtaaaataaaaaagtgctaaatttttttattatgttttatcttTCAGGGAGATCAGGAGACtacaatatgttttaaattagaTTCACATAAATTAGCCAAAAGATTATGGAAAACCTGTGTAGAACATCACACCTTCTTcaggtttgtttgtttgttatatCTGATCTATAGCATTTCTGAGAAGTCCTTCCTTTTGATATTAGTATCAggatatattatttttcattgccTATTTGATGGAATAATGTTTGGTTACCAGGCATGCCCCTCTTTTTAATCATGAATGGATGTCcttttttacagattaaaggAACCAGAGAAGAACAGTACCGGTACTCTCATTCCTAGGTTTAACTCGCGCTTCCGGTATTCAGGAAGAACACAGAAGCAGATTCGAGAACAGGAGGATTTAATGGACCGcccaaaagtgaaagtagagaGGCGAGGCCTGGGGAACAGCTTCCGTATGCCCAGGGATGCCGAGGGTCACATTATCAGGCCAGGTAAGCAAGCCGTAAGCTCACTGTCAGAAGCATCTGACTTTACAAAGAATTGAATCCTCCTATATGCTCAAATGAACGACTTTATGTTGATAGTCGCAGATGCAGGGGCAGACAGTTATGACCGCACAGATAAGTTGGCGGGACACACAGACACAATGTCGAGTGGACCACCCCCCTACAGCTCCATGGATAGAGGAGACAAACACAACAGACGACCGGGTGAAACAGAGCCTGACAGAGGGGACATGACGGAGGACAGACGAGATAAAATGCTCGGAAATCATGTAAATACAGAACTTATATATAATgcggaatcattagatttcgtggtgactcaattttcgtggaaattGTTGGAACTTCTCATCCACGAATTGAAATCATCCACGGATCAATAAATAAgtgttataaagtcatatttcttttgtacgtataaaataatacacaaaattacgtctccatgaacctgtaaaatttaagcaatccacaaaaattggtccttatgaattttaatgattccacagtattccaTTATATCAATCAGCATctgtgtcaatttttttttatcaattcttgTATATTTGTATGTATGATAGTAATAAGGGAAATGTTTTCAAGACAAACTTACAGTTGATATGCATAGAACAAATAGCAAGAATTAAAAAGCACATTTGTTTAACATTTGTAGGATAAGACAGAGGGAGCTCCAGGGGAGGGTGGAGATGCTGCCTTGTTAGAGGAGGGCGGGGCACTTCATGGAGCCAAGAAATCCAAGGAGGACAAGGAAAGAGAGAAGAGGGAAAAAGAGGAGGAGAAACGCAGACAGAAGGAAGCAGAGAAGGAGAAGAAAAGGCTGGAGAAGGAGAAAAAGAAGAACAAAGACAACACAGAAGACAGAGCGGACCGCCTGGTATGGAAACTGTCATTGTCTTATTTTCAACAAACTAAAATTTGTCCAGCAGCTGTTCTTAAACAAACTCAAAAAGCTAGTTTCTAGTCCTCTATTTGTGCCCAAATTAACAATACATATCTCAAGACTTTTTTTATATTGCAAACTTTGTTTTCTTATTGCCTTTGAGTGTATTTGctacaaatgaattattttgcAGGGAGGTGAGGACGCGACAGAGACAGCCATCAACGGGACTTCGGGTACAATGGGTCTGGACTCGGTAAGAACTCTCGCTTCTGTCACAGCTGTGTGTGTCAGTCACTGTGTGAAAAATTCACccgttttatttgattttaatgttattttaagGACTATACTTGTCAGGATATCAGGAAGAAAAGGCAATGTCTCTAAGTATGTCAATCCTTCATTTTATGTTAACTTTTAACAATGTAAACAGGACGCTGTTGTACTTGGAAAGTCTGGCAACCAGGAGGGCAATAAGAAACCAGGAGACGGTGACTTCGCCCCTAAAATGGGAGAGAACCTTGAGCATGTGAAGCATGACAAGGCCCACGATAAGCATAAAGATAAGAAAGAGGCCAAAAAGGGGGGTGGGCTGTTTGGCATGCTTAAGAAAACCCCATCTAAAGGGAAAGGGGACAAAGCCAAGCCGACAGAGACAGAAGTAAACAACAAGGACTCTCCATCCAGAGGAGATCAGCAGGTTGTCACACACCTTTCTAAGCGATGTGCTTGGTTTCTTAGTCCAGTAAAGCTTAATAGTGTAGATTTACAGCACAGAGTAGCGGTCCGTATACTACACCCTATATTGCTGTTAATCCATGTATACTCAATAttggtatatttttaattactaCAACATGTATAAGGTACAGGCACCCTGCTTGTAATTGTTCCTATACCCTGCCCAGCACCCCCATGGCTTTGTTTTGTGATGCCGTGTGGCCCAGGAATGGTACACTGCCATGGCTGCTTATTTTTCTCATTGCATGATTGCAAATGGTTCCACTGCTTGTGaatgtttctctttttttattgtGAAAGAAAGAACTGATGTTAACTATATTTCTGAGTACACTGTATGTACAGCATTTTTTACCATGTCCGTTTTCTATGCTCAGCCCTAGTGTTTGTATTATTGTTGTGATTTTTTCATTCATAGATTAACATGTATGTCTTCCAAggaatgttcttttttttattgtaaaaaactttttaaagtaaaaacagGAATGATCAAATAACTATGGAACCAGATGCTAGCCAGACTGTCTTGCATGGAGTGAATCTTCCAGTGCATGAAAACTAATGTTCTAAAGTCAGAGGACATCAGAAATATCTAACAACTTTTGATGTCTGCATGAATGAGATTTCCAATGATGTCCAAGATCCTGCATGACTGCAACGACTAGAGACCTAGAGCTACAAAGATCATGGCATGAAGAAGATTACAAGGGCTTTGTTGACTTTTTGCATGGCTACCTTGGGAATCTTGCCCACAAGTTTGGATTAAATCAAGTTTCTCTCTTATTTCTTCAGACAAACAAAAAGGGAGACAAATCCAAAAAGAAACAAACTGTTGTTATTGAAGAGACTATTGAGGACGAAGTGTTCGTTGAATCAGTTGATCCTGTCATGAATTCAAACTCTAAATTAGTTAGTGAGGTCAAGGATAAATCTAACAAGTCAGGGAAGAAGAGCTCCTCTTCTTCCTCCTCTTCCTCCAGTAGTGATGAGGGCGAAATTGTTCTGGAGCATCGAGGCTCTAACATTGTAGAGGAAGTTTGTAGTAACCCATCCTCACCAACACAAGCGAGGGCAGCAGTGGTCCTGAAAGTGGACAACAAAAACTGTGAGCATGTTGAGGGGAAAGCTGGGGTTGAGAGCAAGAAGATTCTTACAGAGAAGTCTGGTCAACAGTCAGACTCTCAAAAAGAGGACACCGAAGTGACAAAAGAACACTCAGGGGAAGAAAAGAAAGTTGAAATTAAGTTGAAAGTGAACGAAATTGATAAGCGATCATCAAATCCTCCAATGTCCGAAACTTCTAAATCTGAAGGAGTGACCAGTGTTCATGATAAGCCAGACAATGCTCAAAAACCTTTAGAAGAGAAACCAGTGGCACAAGAGGAGGTTCGTAAAAAACAGGATTCACCTCTAGAGGTGCCTGTTGTCCTCTTGAATGAGGAATCAGGAAAGGAGGAAATTAGCAAAGGTTCATCAGAAGCTGAGGAGAAACAAGGGGTAGGTGATAGTAAGGAGgataaaaagaaacataaagAGGAAGAAAAGAGACACAAAGAGGAAGAGAAAAAACAGAAAGAAGAGGAAAAGAGGAGGAAAAAACTGGAACAACTTGATAAGAAGAAAGAAAAGgaagaaaaagagagaaagaaaaaagaaaaattggaggcaaaaaagaaaaaagaagtgAAGAAAAAACAAGAAGAGGAGGTTCCAGAGATGGAAAATGGTGGTAAGTCTGCTCCTCCCACAGAGAAAGTGGGAGCAGAAAATGAGGACAAGGAGGAGGAAACCAGGACAGAGAGCAAACCAGAGGAGCATGAGGTGAAGGTTAAGATAAAGGTCCTCCCCAAGAGTGACACTGACACCAGCCTGCTGGGCCAGCAAGAAGTGTGTGATGATAAAGCCAAGGAGGAGGACGAGAAACTAAAGGAGGAGGCCAAAGAACCACAGATAGATGAGAAAGACAGCAAGGAGAAAGTGAAAGACAGCAAGAAGACAAAATCGGCCAAGTCAAAGAAGAAGCAACCAGTGTCCAAGAAAAAGTCGTCCACAGGCTGTTTTAGTTTCGTGCGACATCATAAATCATTCGAGTCAGAGGATGAAGCAGCAAAGATAGAACTTCCAACGGAGCCTTGGCCCACGGATAGGAAGGAGGCGGAGGAAGTGGTACTGTATACTGACCGCCTCAGATTGTTGTCAATTTATACAATCGCCTATGATTTGATCTGTTAGTAACCTTGTACAATGTTGTAGGAGAAGCCCGCTGAGGAGCACGAAGTGAAGACCCCACCAAAACAGGTGCCCTCATTGAATGCCGTGCATGTGTCACTCACGGCATGACTCATTAACTCTCAGTGTCTCTCCGAGTTAGTAGGCTCTAGCATATTTATAACAGATCACACATTAACTCTCTGTGTATCTCCGTGTTAGTAGGCTCTCTCATATTGTTAACAGATCACACATTAACTCTGTGTATCTCCGTGTTAGTAGGCTCTCTCATATTGTTAACAGATTGTTTTTACGCTGTGTGACTTGTCTTATCTGGACAGCTCATTCTCTAGAGCTAGACAATCTTAATACAATTAATATGATATGATGTTCAATAAGGTTTccaatattttagaaatatcaaTGATGTCCAGATTTGATGACTGCCATATTAGAGGTATTTCTTTAGTCTTCATCTAAGGATGTGTCCTGTTTATCCTGTCAGTTTTCCAACATTTGATCCTTCTTATTTCCGTACAAACTTACAATCTGTCTTATGATGAtgaatgaattttacaattttctgTACTGTGAAAAGATATACTGACCAGCTTGTACTTCATTTCAGACCTTTTACTGAACTATTAATACACCACTCTTCATCTTCATTTCATATGCTGGATAGAAATATATACTCTTCATCTTTATTACACCTGTTGAAAAGAAGCATTAGTACCTCTTTATAACTTTATTTCACCTGTTGATTAGAAACAGTTGTACCTCTCTTCAACTTCATGTGATCTGTTGAATGTGAAAGAATGAGTTGCAAATGCATGGTCCATCTTTCAACCATCTGTTCTATTGTACCATCAACATCTCCCATACTATCATCAACCTAGCATGTGTGAACTACTAGCTGTAGCTAGAAATTTAAAAGATTACTTAAATTCCAGTAATTTGTAACACAGTAAATTTTGGTCGATTATATATTCTGTAATTTATTGTCGGACACAGAAGAACACTTTCAGTGTGGACACAgtatttattgtatgatttttgaCCGGGCTTCCCTTTCAGAGAGGAGGCGTGGGGATGGGCTGGGCATTGCCTGGGATGAATGAACTGAAGGACCGTAAAGCCAAGGTCAGATGGCATGTCATGCATGGGCGCTTACACAGCATGGTTATGTTACATAGGGCTCTA
Coding sequences within it:
- the LOC128166817 gene encoding band 4.1-like protein 2 isoform X6, giving the protein MVIFHAEMTSNHVMSMKAPTAEPEITYSPALKHAKPKDNDRKNSLHQGGQETSVLKPTQQKSNKMVLCRVLLLDGNDFETDINRNAEGRELFDEVCKKLCINEKEYFGLTYTGAQDVKYWVNHDKKIAKQVKSGTWVFEFAVKFYPPEPSHLSEDVTRYQLCLQIRADIYNGKLPCSFMTHAILGSYTVQAEIGDYDPQEDGPGDDYLKAFDFAPQQTPELSQKIHELHKTHKGQTPEEAELNFLENAKKLAMYGVDLHKAKDSENRVIMLGVCASGLQLYREKLRINRFVWPKIIKLTYKRNNFYIKLRQTEGDQETTICFKLDSHKLAKRLWKTCVEHHTFFRLKEPEKNSTGTLIPRFNSRFRYSGRTQKQIREQEDLMDRPKVKVERRGLGNSFRMPRDAEGHIIRPVADAGADSYDRTDKLAGHTDTMSSGPPPYSSMDRGDKHNRRPGETEPDRGDMTEDRRDKMLGNHDKTEGAPGEGGDAALLEEGGALHGAKKSKEDKEREKREKEEEKRRQKEAEKEKKRLEKEKKKNKDNTEDRADRLGGEDATETAINGTSGTMGLDSDAVVLGKSGNQEGNKKPGDGDFAPKMGENLEHVKHDKAHDKHKDKKEAKKGGGLFGMLKKTPSKGKGDKAKPTETEVNNKDSPSRGDQQTNKKGDKSKKKQTVVIEETIEDEVFVESVDPVMNSNSKLVSEVKDKSNKSGKKSSSSSSSSSSSDEGEIVLEHRGSNIVEEVCSNPSSPTQARAAVVLKVDNKNCEHVEGKAGVESKKILTEKSGQQSDSQKEDTEVTKEHSGEEKKVEIKLKVNEIDKRSSNPPMSETSKSEGVTSVHDKPDNAQKPLEEKPVAQEEVRKKQDSPLEVPVVLLNEESGKEEISKGSSEAEEKQGVGDSKEDKKKHKEEEKRHKEEEKKQKEEEKRRKKLEQLDKKKEKEEKERKKKEKLEAKKKKEVKKKQEEEVPEMENGGKSAPPTEKVGAENEDKEEETRTESKPEEHEVKVKIKVLPKSDTDTSLLGQQEVCDDKAKEEDEKLKEEAKEPQIDEKDSKEKVKDSKKTKSAKSKKKQPVSKKKSSTGCFSFVRHHKSFESEDEAAKIELPTEPWPTDRKEAEEVEKPAEEHEVKTPPKQRGGVGMGWALPGMNELKDRKAKPEDTAPPLSSPSSSSSDEDISHHAILDDDADEQGGFGLDGSHPDYSDKSIDRKMQFIAVTPPSTEVRDRQRGDNTMPFFESVGSTSDGEGEGTLGKKKPPPVAPKKYRDSQDDRLGDMYKTERDGKTETRVEKKVVISQEENGDDIDHDALLAEAIKSVTEMNPDLSVERIECMRQIEDVDGGREVLG
- the LOC128166817 gene encoding band 4.1-like protein 3 isoform X3 — its product is MVIFHAEMTSNHVMSMKAPTAEPEITYSPALKHAKPKDNDRKNSLHQGGQETSVLKPTQQKSNKMVLCRVLLLDGNDFETDINRNAEGRELFDEVCKKLCINEKEYFGLTYTGAQDVKYWVNHDKKIAKQVKSGTWVFEFAVKFYPPEPSHLSEDVTRYQLCLQIRADIYNGKLPCSFMTHAILGSYTVQAEIGDYDPQEDGPGDDYLKAFDFAPQQTPELSQKIHELHKTHKGQTPEEAELNFLENAKKLAMYGVDLHKAKDSENRVIMLGVCASGLQLYREKLRINRFVWPKIIKLTYKRNNFYIKLRQTEGDQETTICFKLDSHKLAKRLWKTCVEHHTFFRLKEPEKNSTGTLIPRFNSRFRYSGRTQKQIREQEDLMDRPKVKVERRGLGNSFRMPRDAEGHIIRPVADAGADSYDRTDKLAGHTDTMSSGPPPYSSMDRGDKHNRRPGETEPDRGDMTEDRRDKMLGNHDKTEGAPGEGGDAALLEEGGALHGAKKSKEDKEREKREKEEEKRRQKEAEKEKKRLEKEKKKNKDNTEDRADRLGGEDATETAINGTSGTMGLDSDAVVLGKSGNQEGNKKPGDGDFAPKMGENLEHVKHDKAHDKHKDKKEAKKGGGLFGMLKKTPSKGKGDKAKPTETEVNNKDSPSRGDQQTNKKGDKSKKKQTVVIEETIEDEVFVESVDPVMNSNSKLVSEVKDKSNKSGKKSSSSSSSSSSSDEGEIVLEHRGSNIVEEVCSNPSSPTQARAAVVLKVDNKNCEHVEGKAGVESKKILTEKSGQQSDSQKEDTEVTKEHSGEEKKVEIKLKVNEIDKRSSNPPMSETSKSEGVTSVHDKPDNAQKPLEEKPVAQEEVRKKQDSPLEVPVVLLNEESGKEEISKGSSEAEEKQGVGDSKEDKKKHKEEEKRHKEEEKKQKEEEKRRKKLEQLDKKKEKEEKERKKKEKLEAKKKKEVKKKQEEEVPEMENGGKSAPPTEKVGAENEDKEEETRTESKPEEHEVKVKIKVLPKSDTDTSLLGQQEVCDDKAKEEDEKLKEEAKEPQIDEKDSKEKVKDSKKTKSAKSKKKQPVSKKKSSTGCFSFVRHHKSFESEDEAAKIELPTEPWPTDRKEAEEVEKPAEEHEVKTPPKQRGGVGMGWALPGMNELKDRKAKQGGFGLDGSHPDYSDKSIDRKMQFIAVTPPSTEVRDRQRGDNTMPFFESVGSTSDGEGEGTLGKKKPPPVAPKKYRDSQDDRLGDMPPTVATERMRYDPNTDDQPIPTTNVPIVKTQTRTVTYEKDGFPVVIEDGILISSQSHSTRTQTIETTTYKTERDGKTETRVEKKVVISQEENGDDIDHDALLAEAIKSVTEMNPDLSVERIECMRQIEDVDGGREVLG
- the LOC128166817 gene encoding band 4.1-like protein 3 isoform X4, with amino-acid sequence MVIFHAEMTSNHVMSMKAPTAEPEITYSPALKHAKPKDNDRKNSLHQGGQETSVLKPTQQKSNKMVLCRVLLLDGNDFETDINRNAEGRELFDEVCKKLCINEKEYFGLTYTGAQDVKYWVNHDKKIAKQVKSGTWVFEFAVKFYPPEPSHLSEDVTRYQLCLQIRADIYNGKLPCSFMTHAILGSYTVQAEIGDYDPQEDGPGDDYLKAFDFAPQQTPELSQKIHELHKTHKGQTPEEAELNFLENAKKLAMYGVDLHKAKDSENRVIMLGVCASGLQLYREKLRINRFVWPKIIKLTYKRNNFYIKLRQTEGDQETTICFKLDSHKLAKRLWKTCVEHHTFFRLKEPEKNSTGTLIPRFNSRFRYSGRTQKQIREQEDLMDRPKVKVERRGLGNSFRMPRDAEGHIIRPVADAGADSYDRTDKLAGHTDTMSSGPPPYSSMDRGDKHNRRPGETEPDRGDMTEDRRDKMLGNHDKTEGAPGEGGDAALLEEGGALHGAKKSKEDKEREKREKEEEKRRQKEAEKEKKRLEKEKKKNKDNTEDRADRLGGEDATETAINGTSGTMGLDSDAVVLGKSGNQEGNKKPGDGDFAPKMGENLEHVKHDKAHDKHKDKKEAKKGGGLFGMLKKTPSKGKGDKAKPTETEVNNKDSPSRGDQQTNKKGDKSKKKQTVVIEETIEDEVFVESVDPVMNSNSKLVSEVKDKSNKSGKKSSSSSSSSSSSDEGEIVLEHRGSNIVEEVCSNPSSPTQARAAVVLKVDNKNCEHVEGKAGVESKKILTEKSGQQSDSQKEDTEVTKEHSGEEKKVEIKLKVNEIDKRSSNPPMSETSKSEGVTSVHDKPDNAQKPLEEKPVAQEEVRKKQDSPLEVPVVLLNEESGKEEISKGSSEAEEKQGVGDSKEDKKKHKEEEKRHKEEEKKQKEEEKRRKKLEQLDKKKEKEEKERKKKEKLEAKKKKEVKKKQEEEVPEMENGGKSAPPTEKVGAENEDKEEETRTESKPEEHEVKVKIKVLPKSDTDTSLLGQQEVCDDKAKEEDEKLKEEAKEPQIDEKDSKEKVKDSKKTKSAKSKKKQPVSKKKSSTGCFSFVRHHKSFESEDEAAKIELPTEPWPTDRKEAEEVEKPAEEHEVKTPPKQRGGVGMGWALPGMNELKDRKAKGGFGLDGSHPDYSDKSIDRKMQFIAVTPPSTEVRDRQRGDNTMPFFESVGSTSDGEGEGTLGKKKPPPVAPKKYRDSQDDRLGDMPPTVATERMRYDPNTDDQPIPTTNVPIVKTQTRTVTYEKDGFPVVIEDGILISSQSHSTRTQTIETTTYKTERDGKTETRVEKKVVISQEENGDDIDHDALLAEAIKSVTEMNPDLSVERIECMRQIEDVDGGREVLG
- the LOC128166817 gene encoding band 4.1-like protein 3 isoform X5, with protein sequence MVLCRVLLLDGNDFETDINRNAEGRELFDEVCKKLCINEKEYFGLTYTGAQDVKYWVNHDKKIAKQVKSGTWVFEFAVKFYPPEPSHLSEDVTRYQLCLQIRADIYNGKLPCSFMTHAILGSYTVQAEIGDYDPQEDGPGDDYLKAFDFAPQQTPELSQKIHELHKTHKGQTPEEAELNFLENAKKLAMYGVDLHKAKDSENRVIMLGVCASGLQLYREKLRINRFVWPKIIKLTYKRNNFYIKLRQTEGDQETTICFKLDSHKLAKRLWKTCVEHHTFFRLKEPEKNSTGTLIPRFNSRFRYSGRTQKQIREQEDLMDRPKVKVERRGLGNSFRMPRDAEGHIIRPVADAGADSYDRTDKLAGHTDTMSSGPPPYSSMDRGDKHNRRPGETEPDRGDMTEDRRDKMLGNHDKTEGAPGEGGDAALLEEGGALHGAKKSKEDKEREKREKEEEKRRQKEAEKEKKRLEKEKKKNKDNTEDRADRLGGEDATETAINGTSGTMGLDSDAVVLGKSGNQEGNKKPGDGDFAPKMGENLEHVKHDKAHDKHKDKKEAKKGGGLFGMLKKTPSKGKGDKAKPTETEVNNKDSPSRGDQQTNKKGDKSKKKQTVVIEETIEDEVFVESVDPVMNSNSKLVSEVKDKSNKSGKKSSSSSSSSSSSDEGEIVLEHRGSNIVEEVCSNPSSPTQARAAVVLKVDNKNCEHVEGKAGVESKKILTEKSGQQSDSQKEDTEVTKEHSGEEKKVEIKLKVNEIDKRSSNPPMSETSKSEGVTSVHDKPDNAQKPLEEKPVAQEEVRKKQDSPLEVPVVLLNEESGKEEISKGSSEAEEKQGVGDSKEDKKKHKEEEKRHKEEEKKQKEEEKRRKKLEQLDKKKEKEEKERKKKEKLEAKKKKEVKKKQEEEVPEMENGGKSAPPTEKVGAENEDKEEETRTESKPEEHEVKVKIKVLPKSDTDTSLLGQQEVCDDKAKEEDEKLKEEAKEPQIDEKDSKEKVKDSKKTKSAKSKKKQPVSKKKSSTGCFSFVRHHKSFESEDEAAKIELPTEPWPTDRKEAEEVEKPAEEHEVKTPPKQRGGVGMGWALPGMNELKDRKAKPEDTAPPLSSPSSSSSDEDISHHAILDDDADEQGGFGLDGSHPDYSDKSIDRKMQFIAVTPPSTEVRDRQRGDNTMPFFESVGSTSDGEGEGTLGKKKPPPVAPKKYRDSQDDRLGDMPPTVATERMRYDPNTDDQPIPTTNVPIVKTQTRTVTYEKDGFPVVIEDGILISSQSHSTRTQTIETTTYKTERDGKTETRVEKKVVISQEENGDDIDHDALLAEAIKSVTEMNPDLSVERIECMRQIEDVDGGREVLG
- the LOC128166817 gene encoding band 4.1-like protein 3 isoform X2, producing the protein MVIFHAEMTSNHVMSMKAPTAEPEITYSPALKHAKPKDNDRKNSLHQGGQETSVLKPTQQKSNKMVLCRVLLLDGNDFETDINRNAEGRELFDEVCKKLCINEKEYFGLTYTGAQDVKYWVNHDKKIAKQVKSGTWVFEFAVKFYPPEPSHLSEDVTRYQLCLQIRADIYNGKLPCSFMTHAILGSYTVQAEIGDYDPQEDGPGDDYLKAFDFAPQQTPELSQKIHELHKTHKGQTPEEAELNFLENAKKLAMYGVDLHKAKDSENRVIMLGVCASGLQLYREKLRINRFVWPKIIKLTYKRNNFYIKLRQTEGDQETTICFKLDSHKLAKRLWKTCVEHHTFFRLKEPEKNSTGTLIPRFNSRFRYSGRTQKQIREQEDLMDRPKVKVERRGLGNSFRMPRDAEGHIIRPVADAGADSYDRTDKLAGHTDTMSSGPPPYSSMDRGDKHNRRPGETEPDRGDMTEDRRDKMLGNHDKTEGAPGEGGDAALLEEGGALHGAKKSKEDKEREKREKEEEKRRQKEAEKEKKRLEKEKKKNKDNTEDRADRLGGEDATETAINGTSGTMGLDSDAVVLGKSGNQEGNKKPGDGDFAPKMGENLEHVKHDKAHDKHKDKKEAKKGGGLFGMLKKTPSKGKGDKAKPTETEVNNKDSPSRGDQQTNKKGDKSKKKQTVVIEETIEDEVFVESVDPVMNSNSKLVSEVKDKSNKSGKKSSSSSSSSSSSDEGEIVLEHRGSNIVEEVCSNPSSPTQARAAVVLKVDNKNCEHVEGKAGVESKKILTEKSGQQSDSQKEDTEVTKEHSGEEKKVEIKLKVNEIDKRSSNPPMSETSKSEGVTSVHDKPDNAQKPLEEKPVAQEEVRKKQDSPLEVPVVLLNEESGKEEISKGSSEAEEKQGVGDSKEDKKKHKEEEKRHKEEEKKQKEEEKRRKKLEQLDKKKEKEEKERKKKEKLEAKKKKEVKKKQEEEVPEMENGGKSAPPTEKVGAENEDKEEETRTESKPEEHEVKVKIKVLPKSDTDTSLLGQQEVCDDKAKEEDEKLKEEAKEPQIDEKDSKEKVKDSKKTKSAKSKKKQPVSKKKSSTGCFSFVRHHKSFESEDEAAKIELPTEPWPTDRKEAEEVEKPAEEHEVKTPPKQRGGVGMGWALPGMNELKDRKAKPEDTAPPLSSPSSSSSDEDISHHAILDDDADEGGFGLDGSHPDYSDKSIDRKMQFIAVTPPSTEVRDRQRGDNTMPFFESVGSTSDGEGEGTLGKKKPPPVAPKKYRDSQDDRLGDMPPTVATERMRYDPNTDDQPIPTTNVPIVKTQTRTVTYEKDGFPVVIEDGILISSQSHSTRTQTIETTTYKTERDGKTETRVEKKVVISQEENGDDIDHDALLAEAIKSVTEMNPDLSVERIECMRQIEDVDGGREVLG